The Bradysia coprophila strain Holo2 unplaced genomic scaffold, BU_Bcop_v1 contig_193, whole genome shotgun sequence genome window below encodes:
- the LOC119075193 gene encoding uncharacterized protein LOC119075193: MPPKKMSTEKSEVEFERTILIRKKRMKKQDKVNESIAKTTNSAYIIAALSKETAAEGKSTVRQPKKHVSDASVAAVTRVEELSASSDQVVAEVTVAAVTQLSDNSNKTAPTPATITKKPSKSKENIEPAAAVEERSASSDQVVAEVTQLSDNSNKTAPTPATITKKPSKSKENIEPAAAVEERSASSDQVVAEVTQLSDNSNKTAPTPATITKKPSKSKENIQPAAAVEEWSASSDQDSDSDYEERKHPNDNERMKLRVERKNAIIKKLEVRAEKLERKADALLARNLVLQDRFAYCKCDITNIPPNPVRSTNQAYTLSSEQEMLLGRFIMPDDMNKYITELAGFLFTPEELKTISSANLNPSKIAFISSHIQTHTGFVKTAPEIKMLLNKRRWNSNRRSDSSSTPPKKRKRNTKNSNDETVQDEEMYTDDVDVNHFLLMKMQSADDNTEDNAESG, from the exons ATGCCACCGAAGAAGATGTCCACAGAAAAGTCGGAAGTGGAATTTGAACGGACAATTCTAATCAGGAAAAAGAGGATGAAAAAGCAGGACAAAGTTAATGAGAGTATCGCTAAGACAACCAACTCAGCATATATAATTGCGGCATTGTCAAAGGAAACAGCTGCTGAAGGCAAATCGACTGTTCGTCAGCCAAAGAAGCATGTTTCAGATGCGTCAGTAGCCGCTGTCACCCGAGTGGAAGAGCTGAGTGCATCTAGCGACCAGGTTGTTGCAGAGGTTACAGTAGCCGCTGTCACGCAACTAAGTgataattcaaacaaaacggCACCGACACCGGCAACAATCACGAAGAAACCATCGAAATCAAAGGAAAACATTGAACCGGCAGCGGCCGTGGAAGAGCGGAGTGCATCAAGCGACCAGGTTGTTGCAGAGGTTACCCAACTAAGTgataattcaaacaaaacggCACCGACACCGGCAACAATCACGAAGAAACCATCGAAATCAAAGGAAAACATTGAACCGGCAGCGGCCGTGGAAGAGCGGAGTGCATCAAGCGACCAGGTTGTTGCAGAGGTTACCCAACTAAGTgataattcaaacaaaacggCACCGACACCGGCAACAATCACGAAGAAACCATCGAAATCAAAGGAAAACATTCAACCGGCAGCGGCCGTGGAAGAGTGGAGTGCATCAAGCGACCAGGATTCAGATTCAGATTACGAAGAACGAAAACATCCAAATGACAACGAGAGAATGAAACTCCGGGTGGAGAGGAAAAAtgcaattataaaaaaattggaagttcgagcagaaaaattggaaagaaaagcCGACGCTTTGTTGGCACGGAATTTGGTGCTTCAGGACCGATTCGCTTATTGCAAATGTGACATCACCaat ATTCCACCAAATCCAGTACGTTCTACCAATCAAGCATACACATTAAGTAGCGAGCAAGAAATGCTCCTAGGTAGATTCATTATGCCAGATGACATGAACAAATACATCACCGAGCTAGCTGGGTTTTTATTTACCCCAGAAGAACTGAAAACCATTTCTTCGGCTAATCTTAACCCATCTAAGATTGCATTCATAAGCA GTCATATCCAAACGCACACTGGCTTCGTGAAGACCGCACCCGAAATTAAAATGCTTTTAAACAAGAGACGTTGGAATTCTAATCGACGTTCTGATTCAAGCAGCACCCCTCCGAAGAAGCGGAAACGAAacacgaaaaattcaaatgatgAAACTGTCCAAGACGAAGAAATGTACACCGATGACGTTGACGTCAACCACTTTTTACTTATGAAAATGCAATCGGCCGACGACAACACCGAAGACAATGCCGAATCCGGATAG